AAATTATACGTAGCAATAAACTCTACTTTTTCATAATAAGAACCAAACCAATTTGCTAATTCATTGCGCACTTCTTCACGCTTGCCAATGATAAGTGGCATATTTATTAAATCTTTTGGTGTAACAAAATCCTTTTGTGCAAGCTCATCATCTTTGCGCACTAATACACCCCATTGTTCTTTTTCTGGCATGCGTACAAAAGCATATTTACCAACATCAACTGGTTCTGTTAAAAGACCCATATCCAAAATTCCCTTTTCTAAATCATCTTTAATATTATCAGCTGTAGCACTATGAATTTCATATTTAACAAGAGGATATATTTCATGAAAAGCTTTTATTTTCTTTGATAGAAATGACATATTTTTGGTTTCGCCACAGCCAATGGATATCTTTCCTGTCAAATCATTTTCTACATGAATAAAATCTTGTTTCGTTTTATCTACTAAAGATAATATTTCTTGAGCTCTGCGTTTTAACATCATTCCATCATCAGTCAAAATTATCTTATGTTTACCACGTTTAAATAATTTAACCCCTAATTCATCTTCTAATTGCATGAGCTGACGCGATAAAGTTGGTTGCGTGATATGAAGCCAATTTGCAGCTTTTGTAATATTCTCCTCTCGAGCTACCACTAAAAAATATTTTAACAATCGAAATTCCATAAAAACCCTCCTCTAAATAAAATTAAATACAAAAAAAGAGCAACCAAATGATTGCTCTTTATCTTACTATATAATTATTTTACAACTGTAACATTTACAGCACGAAGTTTGCTTGCATCGCGACTGTCTGTTTCTGTATCAAATGTTACTTTCTGGCCTTCTTCTAAAGTTTTAAAACCTTCAGAATTGATAGCGGAAAAATGAACGAATAAATCTCCGGAACCATCATCATTAGTGATAAAACCATAGCCTTTACCAGAATTAAACCATTTAACTGTTCCTGTTCCCATTATTGAGAAGCCTCCTTATAAAAATTTAACTCAGTGTGGAGTGTAAAACTAAAAAAACAAATAAAATCTTCCACACATTAAGGGAGGACTTAAACGTTGCTTTAATTGTATTCCAAGACTGAATAGCTAAATAATAGCATGAGTTATATTTTTTTGTCAATTTAAAGACTAATTGCGCTAAAAGCAAAATTTACATATTTACATTTTTTAATTGACGTTAAAATATGATAATGCTATACTAGATGTTCGACAACCAAATTATATTTAATATATCTAATATAAACGGACAAATATATTAAATATTTTATCAAAAATCAAATAAAATAATAGAAAGGAAGATTTCTCATGAACGGTATAATGCTCGTTGGCTCTGCTATCATAATTTTTTTCTTAGCATATCGTTTATACGGTCGCTGGCTTTTAAAAACTTGGGGATTTGACCCTAATGCCAAAACGCCTGCCTATAAATATGAAGATGGGCAAGATTTTACGCCAGCCTCTAAATTCACTGTATTTTCACATCAATTCACTTCTATAACAGGTGCTGGCCCTGTAACTGGTCCAATTATCGCTGCTATGTATGGTTGGTTACCAGCATTTTTATGGATTATTTTCGGTGGAATTTTCTTTGGCGCTGTACAAGATTTTACAGCACTTTATGCTTCTATAAAAAACCAAGGAAAATCCATGGGTATGTTAATTGAACAGTACATAGGTAAAACAGGTCGTAGATTATTCCTTTTATTCTGCTGGCTATTCAGTCTACTTGTTATTGCTGC
The window above is part of the Megamonas hypermegale genome. Proteins encoded here:
- a CDS encoding LysR family transcriptional regulator; this encodes MEFRLLKYFLVVAREENITKAANWLHITQPTLSRQLMQLEDELGVKLFKRGKHKIILTDDGMMLKRRAQEILSLVDKTKQDFIHVENDLTGKISIGCGETKNMSFLSKKIKAFHEIYPLVKYEIHSATADNIKDDLEKGILDMGLLTEPVDVGKYAFVRMPEKEQWGVLVRKDDELAQKDFVTPKDLINMPLIIGKREEVRNELANWFGSYYEKVEFIATYNLILNAANMVKNKVGIVLGFNLGNIYEDLCLIPLKPSLETGAVLVWKRNNMLSRTTERFINFVKNTN
- a CDS encoding cold-shock protein, yielding MGTGTVKWFNSGKGYGFITNDDGSGDLFVHFSAINSEGFKTLEEGQKVTFDTETDSRDASKLRAVNVTVVK